Proteins from a genomic interval of Cardiobacteriaceae bacterium TAE3-ERU3:
- the rdgB gene encoding RdgB/HAM1 family non-canonical purine NTP pyrophosphatase, which yields MIECVLASGNQKKIKELGAILAGFGMEVIPQSQFNISDADETGTTFVENAIIKARHAARLSGKAAIADDSGICVPVLDGAPGVYSARYAGEHGGDEANNAKLLAELDGKSNRDAYYVCVIAYLRHANDPLPLIAQGLWHGEVLTAARGDGGFGYDPLFFLPEHGCTAAELDADEKNRISHRAIALSQLQKMLSGEMH from the coding sequence ATGATTGAGTGCGTACTGGCCAGCGGCAATCAAAAGAAAATCAAAGAACTCGGCGCGATACTCGCCGGGTTCGGCATGGAAGTTATTCCGCAAAGCCAATTCAACATCAGCGATGCCGATGAAACTGGCACAACGTTTGTTGAAAATGCGATCATCAAAGCACGCCACGCCGCACGGCTCAGTGGCAAGGCAGCGATTGCTGACGACTCAGGCATTTGTGTACCTGTGCTTGATGGCGCACCAGGCGTCTATTCTGCACGTTACGCCGGTGAACACGGTGGTGATGAAGCCAATAATGCCAAACTACTCGCTGAGCTTGATGGCAAATCTAATCGCGATGCGTATTACGTCTGCGTGATTGCCTATCTACGTCACGCTAATGACCCATTGCCTCTGATTGCGCAAGGGTTGTGGCATGGCGAAGTACTGACAGCAGCACGCGGTGATGGCGGCTTTGGCTACGACCCACTTTTTTTCCTCCCCGAGCACGGCTGCACTGCGGCTGAGCTTGATGCCGATGAGAAAAACCGGATCAGCCATCGCGCCATTGCCCTGAGCCAATTACAAAAAATGCTCAGCGGCGAAATGCACTAA
- a CDS encoding methionine ABC transporter ATP-binding protein → MIKLSNISKTYTHKGKTIHALRGVDLDVQAGQIYGVVGQSGAGKSTLIRCVNLLERPTTGSVFVDGKDLTAMNDRQLLKARHDIGMIFQHFNLLSSRTVFDNIALPLELIGTRRKVIKEKVKSLLALTGLEDKARHYPAQLSGGQKQRVAIARALASDPKVLLSDEATSALDPKTTESILELLRDINAKLGLTILMITHEMEVVKKICHRVALIEGGELVESNDVDAFFSNPQSELGQKFVAQIQQFDLPPLYANRVKPQGSHPLVKLAFHGDNIEKPLLSHLTRAFDLDVSIIQAKIEHIHTSNIGLLIVELEGTPEQNDAAIAYLREQPIELEVLGYVEPTL, encoded by the coding sequence ATGATTAAACTTTCCAACATCAGTAAAACATACACCCACAAGGGCAAGACCATCCATGCTCTGCGCGGCGTTGATCTTGACGTACAGGCTGGGCAAATTTATGGCGTGGTCGGGCAAAGTGGCGCCGGCAAAAGTACCTTAATTCGCTGCGTAAACTTGCTCGAGCGCCCAACCACTGGCTCAGTATTCGTTGACGGCAAAGATTTAACCGCAATGAACGATCGTCAGTTGCTCAAGGCACGCCACGACATCGGCATGATTTTCCAACACTTCAACCTGCTTTCTAGCCGTACGGTATTTGACAATATCGCACTGCCGCTTGAGCTGATCGGCACACGCCGCAAAGTAATCAAGGAAAAGGTCAAATCGTTACTCGCTTTGACTGGCCTTGAAGACAAAGCGCGCCACTATCCGGCGCAACTGTCCGGCGGCCAAAAGCAGCGCGTCGCGATCGCCCGCGCACTCGCCAGTGATCCAAAAGTACTGCTTTCAGACGAAGCAACTTCTGCGCTCGACCCCAAAACGACCGAATCCATTCTCGAATTGCTGCGCGACATCAACGCCAAGCTCGGCTTGACCATCTTGATGATCACCCACGAGATGGAAGTAGTGAAAAAGATTTGCCACCGCGTCGCACTGATCGAAGGTGGTGAACTGGTCGAGAGTAACGACGTCGATGCGTTCTTCTCTAATCCGCAGTCCGAACTGGGCCAAAAATTCGTCGCGCAAATTCAGCAATTTGACCTGCCGCCGCTTTACGCCAATCGCGTCAAGCCACAAGGTAGCCATCCGCTAGTCAAGCTCGCCTTCCACGGCGACAACATTGAAAAGCCATTGCTATCGCACCTGACCCGGGCATTTGATCTCGACGTCAGCATTATTCAGGCAAAAATCGAGCACATTCACACCAGCAACATCGGCTTGCTGATCGTCGAACTCGAAGGCACACCTGAACAAAATGACGCAGCTATTGCCTATCTGCGCGAACAACCGATTGAACTGGAGGTACTCGGTTATGTCGAGCCAACTCTTTAA
- a CDS encoding ABC transporter permease: MSSQLFNILLSATGDTLYMVGVSALLSALFGIPLGVVLYITRKGKFFANPWINYPLGTIVNIGRSIPFIILILYIIPFTKLLVGTFIGNTAAIVPLTISAIPFVARMVEGVLIEVPGGLVEAAQSMGATPMQIINKVLLAEARPGIINAMTITIIGLIGYSAMAGAVGAGGLGKVAISYGYQRYNVEIMNYTVIILVLMVQGVQSLGDFLAKRADRRS; the protein is encoded by the coding sequence ATGTCGAGCCAACTCTTTAATATTTTACTCAGCGCGACCGGCGATACACTGTATATGGTCGGCGTCAGCGCCCTGCTCAGCGCCCTGTTTGGTATTCCACTCGGCGTGGTTCTCTACATCACACGCAAAGGCAAATTCTTTGCCAACCCGTGGATCAACTATCCGCTCGGCACGATCGTCAACATCGGGCGCTCGATTCCGTTCATTATTTTGATCCTCTACATCATTCCGTTTACCAAGCTACTGGTTGGCACGTTTATCGGCAATACCGCCGCAATCGTACCCCTTACAATCAGCGCGATTCCGTTTGTTGCGCGTATGGTTGAAGGCGTACTGATCGAAGTACCCGGTGGCCTGGTCGAAGCTGCGCAGTCAATGGGTGCAACGCCAATGCAGATCATCAATAAGGTGCTGCTTGCTGAGGCGCGTCCGGGCATCATTAACGCCATGACCATCACCATTATCGGCCTGATCGGTTACTCGGCAATGGCCGGTGCGGTCGGTGCAGGCGGTCTCGGTAAAGTCGCCATTTCTTACGGCTACCAGCGCTATAACGTTGAAATTATGAACTATACCGTCATCATCCTTGTTCTGATGGTGCAAGGCGTACAAAGTCTCGGCGATTTCCTCGCCAAACGTGCGGACCGCCGCAGCTGA
- a CDS encoding MetQ/NlpA family ABC transporter substrate-binding protein, with protein sequence MKALTTIVLAALTLSSLSAQADPFRVGGMSGKESDLLYAAQKVAKERYGLDVEVVEFSDYFTPNAALDEGSIDANAYQHEPGLRAIMESRNFDFVPVGNTFVYPIGAYSHTIKSIDELKDGATIAIPNDPSNSARTLILMHEHGLIKVKDPSNLTLSVLDITENPHNYDIKEVDAAQLPRVLDEVDMAFINSNYAVDAGLQPTKDAVLRESEQSPYVNIIVVRTEDADKDEVKKFVQAYQSDEVEQAADAAFKGAAVKGW encoded by the coding sequence ATGAAAGCACTCACCACTATCGTACTTGCTGCACTCACGCTATCAAGCCTATCGGCACAGGCTGATCCATTTCGCGTCGGCGGCATGAGCGGTAAAGAATCCGATCTGCTTTACGCCGCACAAAAAGTGGCCAAAGAGCGCTACGGACTCGACGTCGAAGTTGTCGAATTTTCCGATTACTTCACCCCAAATGCCGCACTCGATGAAGGCTCAATTGACGCCAATGCCTATCAGCATGAGCCTGGTTTGCGTGCGATCATGGAATCACGTAACTTCGACTTTGTGCCGGTTGGAAACACCTTTGTTTACCCGATTGGCGCGTACAGCCACACCATCAAGAGCATTGACGAACTCAAAGACGGCGCAACCATTGCCATCCCCAATGATCCATCAAACAGCGCTCGTACCCTTATTTTGATGCACGAACACGGTCTAATTAAAGTCAAGGACCCAAGCAACCTCACTTTATCTGTACTCGACATCACGGAAAACCCGCATAACTACGACATCAAAGAAGTCGATGCGGCTCAATTGCCACGTGTGCTAGACGAAGTTGATATGGCATTCATCAACTCTAACTACGCCGTCGATGCTGGCTTACAGCCTACCAAAGACGCTGTTTTGCGCGAATCCGAGCAATCACCTTACGTCAATATCATCGTCGTGCGTACAGAAGACGCTGATAAAGATGAAGTTAAAAAATTCGTTCAGGCATATCAAAGTGACGAAGTAGAGCAAGCTGCTGATGCAGCATTTAAAGGAGCCGCCGTCAAAGGCTGGTAA
- a CDS encoding MetQ/NlpA family ABC transporter substrate-binding protein — MNAFKTLSLAIVAALSTSAFAADAFKVGTMSGKEANLVYAAKDVAKEKFGLDVEVVEFDDYVTPNIALADGSIDANAFQHGPYLDAMVKERGFDLVAVGNTFVYPIGAYSNKIENIEDLQDGASIAIPNDPSNGARTLILMDKSGLIKLNDNTNLEASVLDIAENEHNYDIKEVDAAQLPRVLDEVDVAFINSNYAVDAGLTPTDDAILREDEDSPYVNLIVVRAGDEDKEAVKQFVEAYQTEAVEEAAEEAFKGAAVKGW; from the coding sequence ATGAACGCTTTTAAAACACTATCACTGGCCATTGTTGCCGCACTGAGTACTTCAGCTTTCGCTGCTGACGCATTCAAAGTCGGCACCATGAGCGGCAAAGAAGCCAACCTCGTCTATGCAGCCAAAGACGTTGCCAAAGAGAAGTTCGGCCTCGACGTTGAAGTCGTAGAATTCGACGATTACGTCACCCCAAACATCGCTTTGGCTGATGGCTCAATTGACGCCAACGCATTCCAGCACGGCCCATACCTTGACGCAATGGTCAAAGAGCGCGGTTTTGATCTGGTTGCAGTCGGTAACACCTTTGTCTACCCAATCGGCGCGTACAGCAACAAAATCGAAAACATCGAAGACCTGCAAGACGGCGCATCAATTGCCATTCCAAATGACCCTTCAAATGGTGCACGTACGTTGATCCTGATGGACAAAAGTGGCCTGATCAAGCTCAATGACAACACCAACCTTGAAGCATCTGTGCTCGATATCGCTGAAAATGAGCACAACTACGACATCAAGGAAGTTGACGCAGCCCAGCTGCCACGCGTCCTTGACGAAGTAGACGTTGCGTTCATCAACTCAAACTACGCCGTTGACGCAGGCTTGACTCCGACTGACGACGCAATCCTGCGTGAAGACGAAGATTCACCATATGTGAACCTGATCGTTGTTCGTGCTGGCGATGAAGACAAAGAAGCGGTCAAGCAGTTCGTTGAAGCATACCAAACTGAAGCAGTAGAAGAAGCTGCTGAAGAAGCATTCAAGGGTGCTGCGGTCAAAGGCTGGTAA
- a CDS encoding DUF2147 domain-containing protein: MLKKWMVAAMVGVFATAVSWAQGSPAGQWQTFDEDSGAKKAIVQITQLPSGELIGKVVKLIQKPGATCEKCDGSRKGKPIEGMTILWGLLPDGDNEWDDGEIFDPQSGKTYSLKAELSDDGQTLELRGYLGFSLLGRTQTWKRIK, from the coding sequence ATGTTAAAAAAATGGATGGTTGCTGCAATGGTCGGTGTATTTGCTACGGCTGTATCATGGGCGCAAGGTTCACCGGCTGGTCAGTGGCAGACGTTTGATGAAGATTCTGGCGCGAAAAAAGCCATTGTACAAATTACGCAGCTGCCGAGTGGCGAACTGATTGGCAAGGTCGTCAAATTGATTCAGAAGCCGGGTGCGACTTGTGAGAAATGCGATGGCAGCAGAAAAGGTAAACCCATCGAAGGGATGACGATTTTATGGGGGCTGCTGCCTGATGGTGATAATGAATGGGATGACGGTGAGATCTTCGATCCACAAAGTGGCAAAACCTATAGCTTGAAAGCAGAGCTGTCTGACGATGGGCAGACGCTGGAATTGCGCGGTTACCTCGGCTTTTCATTGCTTGGCCGTACTCAGACGTGGAAGCGCATCAAGTAA
- a CDS encoding CDP-alcohol phosphatidyltransferase family protein codes for MIDHFLITHSERYRQAAARRLQRANVSADMMTWAGFACGAVAVVLIATQHYWLAVVFILLNRIGDSLDGALARLNGVTDKGAFLDITLDFIFYAGVVLGFALADPLHNALPAAVLLFSFFGTGCSFLAFAIMAEKQKLASLDYPNKGFYYLGGLTEGAETIACFVLMCIFPQWFAALAYGYASMCMMTTIVRVTFGVKTL; via the coding sequence ATGATTGACCACTTCCTTATTACCCACAGTGAACGCTATCGTCAGGCCGCCGCACGGCGCTTACAGCGCGCCAATGTTTCGGCAGATATGATGACATGGGCTGGCTTCGCCTGTGGCGCAGTAGCAGTGGTGCTGATAGCTACACAGCACTATTGGCTGGCGGTTGTGTTTATATTGCTTAACCGCATTGGCGACAGTCTGGATGGCGCGCTGGCGCGCCTGAATGGCGTCACGGATAAGGGTGCGTTTCTCGATATTACGCTTGATTTTATTTTTTATGCCGGCGTAGTACTTGGCTTTGCCCTTGCTGATCCGCTGCACAATGCCTTGCCGGCCGCAGTGCTGCTGTTCAGCTTTTTTGGCACTGGGTGCAGCTTTCTCGCTTTTGCGATCATGGCTGAAAAGCAAAAGCTCGCCAGCCTCGATTATCCGAATAAGGGTTTTTACTATCTTGGGGGGCTGACGGAGGGGGCGGAAACTATTGCCTGCTTCGTGCTGATGTGCATCTTTCCACAATGGTTTGCAGCGCTGGCTTATGGTTATGCGTCGATGTGTATGATGACGACGATCGTGAGAGTAACCTTTGGTGTAAAAACCTTGTAG
- a CDS encoding ATP-binding cassette domain-containing protein, translated as MLEVKNAAIYRDDKAMFAPLSFRVAAGEVLALMGPSGSGKSSLLNWMIGALPEALRGDGELWLNDERRDHLPTEQRRMAILLQAPLLFAHLSVGQNLLLAIPGRYGSLSQRRERAKAALAQAELSDFYHRDPATLSGGQQARVSVLRALLCEPQALLLDEPFSSLDHDLRGRFREFVFAHIAQADIPVLMVSHDPQDVPANGRIIHLNQDGYHD; from the coding sequence ATGTTGGAAGTAAAAAATGCGGCAATTTACCGCGACGATAAAGCGATGTTTGCGCCACTGTCGTTCCGCGTTGCGGCGGGTGAGGTCTTGGCGTTGATGGGGCCGTCGGGCAGCGGTAAATCGAGCTTGCTCAATTGGATGATTGGCGCATTACCGGAGGCTTTGCGCGGCGATGGTGAATTGTGGCTCAACGATGAGCGCCGCGACCATTTACCAACCGAGCAGCGGCGTATGGCGATTTTGCTGCAAGCGCCACTGCTGTTTGCGCATCTGAGCGTCGGGCAGAACTTATTGCTCGCGATCCCTGGGCGGTACGGTAGTTTAAGCCAGCGCCGTGAACGTGCCAAAGCTGCATTGGCACAGGCCGAACTGAGCGACTTTTATCACCGAGATCCTGCAACGCTGTCTGGCGGGCAGCAAGCGCGGGTTAGCGTCTTGCGCGCGCTGTTGTGCGAACCACAAGCGCTGCTGCTCGATGAGCCTTTTTCGTCCCTCGATCACGACTTGCGCGGCCGTTTCCGTGAATTTGTCTTTGCGCACATTGCGCAGGCTGATATACCGGTATTGATGGTCAGTCATGATCCGCAGGATGTACCGGCAAATGGGCGCATTATTCACCTGAATCAGGATGGCTATCATGATTGA